ttcaacTGGCTCATTGAAGTGTGAATGCATGTATTTTGTAGGGGGGGTTCAACTGGCTCATTGAAGTGTGAAAGCATGTATTTTTTAGTGGCAAAAATATGACAATTACTAATCCAAACTAAAACGTTTTTTCCTGGGTATTGTTTTTGACAGACTGCTGCATTCGGACAGTCATTTCGTTTAACCGAGGGGGACAGTGGACACTCCTCAACAAGCCCCAGAATGTTGAGTGTGGTGAGGATTCAAGAAATGATGTGAGAACTAACTTCATTCCCTCCTCTGACAATTAAGTGTGTTGAGTAGAGTATGTTGATGCTTATTATATGATTGTGAACACtgattcgtgtgtgtgtgtatgtttatactgtgttattgactgtatgtttgttttactccatgtgtaactctgcgtcgttttatgtgtcgaactgctttgctttatcttggtgaggtcgcaattgtaaatgagaacttgttctcatcttgcctacctggttaaataaaggtgaaataaaaaaatgtgtgtgtgtgtgtgtgtgacagtgtaaCTTGCACATCCACGGTGAGCACAGTCGCTACAACGGCATCACTCCAATACTGCCTCTCTCTGACCCCACGGCTGTTGGCCTTGTCATCGCCCATGGTAACCAAACTGTCAATCATACATATCAAAGACATGTTGCATTGTGAAACTTCTGTATTACCGTAGTGTACATGATGTTGTGCACTACATTTAGCACTGTAGGGAATCTTGAATGGACTACACAGGAAATTCTTCCGCCCCTAATAATTCGGTCATCACTACAAATAGCTGAtcccatatatagtgcactatatattcCCGGTCCCCACTCGTTCCCTTACCATTTAATGTTTGCAGATCAGTAATGTGGGATCAGTATGGTGAAAGCTTCTCCACTACACTGGTTATCTCTATCCAGGCCCTTCAGGTCAGAAAACATTGGAGGGTTAGGGATAAACGGAGGGGTAGGGAGAAACATGTTTTCGGACACATCCCCCACCGTCTAGCTGTCCCAGAATGTGTTTGACCTTTCTATGACCTCTGCCCTTTGACCGGTCAGGCAGTGTGGGGGACTCCATCTCGTCAACACGTCCTGACGTGTATGTGTCAGAGGACGGGGGGTACAAGTGGAGGGGTTCCCTGAGGGGCCCTCATCACTACAGCATCCTGGACGCTGGGGGGCTCGTCGTGGCTGTGGAGGCCCACCCCATGGACGGCCAAATCAACACCATCAAGTGCTGAacaccacacgcacgcacacacacattcggTGCCATGTAGAAAGATTGGGTGTAAGAAAGATGCTTTTTATTCGCACCCCCACCCATGGCATGCAAGTGacatcctctgtgtgtgtgtgtgtgtgtgtgtgtgtttgactatgGAGTGTTTGTGTCTATCCGCTCTTCACTCCCTATGAAGTTGTGAATGTGTCTAAGCAGTCCACTATCTGGtaactctgtatgtgtgtgttttaatcCTGTGTActtcatgcgtgtgtgtgtgtgtgtgcttgcacgtTCACATTCAGATGTTTATACAGGGccgtattcattaggcaccaatgAAAGAAAGAATACAACCTTAACTTTATCCAATAAGAAAGGCTTGTTTTAGTTTTCCATGGCAAAGCGTTTTGTGACTCTGTGCACTACTGAAAACGACCCTGTATGTCATTGTGCATCACCCCAGGTTCTCCACAGATGAAGGCCAGTGTTGGAAGGTGTACAACTTTACAGAGCAGCCCATCTTCTTCGCTGGCCTGACATCCGAGCCGGGCACCAAGACCATGAACATCAGCGTGTGGGGCTACCGGCGTGAGGACGACCACCAGCCCATGTGGGTGGTGGTCACCATTGACTTCCAGAGTCTCCTCACCAGAGAGTGTGGGTGAATCTCAATTGCGTTTGTGTCCTGTGTCTACTCGTCTCCTTGTCAAAACTGAGTGGAGGAGAATGTCTGAGGGGAGGAACCTTGGATCTTCTCCTCCAATGCTTTTTgtgaaggaggtgaggagagtggtcacgaggaatcaaggaaagatGATTGAGATTCCCCCTGTGAATCATTTGTTTGTTGTCAAATGTAATATCCCCAAGGATCATAATCAATTAACCAACAACAGACATTTCACAGGGAATGAAACAGTAACTAGCTTTCTATTGTGAGAATACCCAAAGAGTGTCGTCAaatatgtggtttccatatgttggatgtgtttgataccattccattgattccattccagctattacAATGAGTTTGCCCTCCTATAGATCCTTCCACAAGCCACCTTTGGTGTGCACCCCTGTGGGTCACTAGGAAAGGAATTGAACGTACTGATATCGATAAATATATACTAAAATTGGCATGTCTCAATAgtctctctctattggttaacGTTGGTTTCCCATAGGTGGTAACCAGGACTATGTTCAGTGGTTGGCCCATGCCACAGAGGGCGGGGACTTGGCCACAGAGGGGTGTGTCTTGGGCTACAAGGAGACCTTCAGGAGGCTGAGGAAGCTGTCCGTCTGCAGGAATGGATGGGACTACGTGGTGAGCAGGCAGAAAAGCCCCTGCCCCTGCACCAGAGAGGACTACCTATGGTAAGAAAAACTGTCAGGGGTCCAGTCTAAACTGACAAGGCTATTCAGTTATGGTCCTGGAGGACCGTAATACTACTGGGTCGTATTCAGTAGTAACCAGAAGAAAATTAACTGAAACAGAAAGGGACTACCTGAACTTAGGAAACATTTGTTTTCATggtctgttgaaaaacaaaatgctTTGTTGTGCCCTAATAAATTCAACCCTGgttttcattctctccctctagtCAGGGATACATTCAGATACAGGAAACCAGAAGTTGAGATTTGTCCATTTAAAGGCACAATCTGTTACTTCATTTCTAGTCAAAAAATCATTTTTTTCTCTAATTGTGCCTTTGAGGCAAAGGCAGAGTCAACGCAGACCCTTACATAACATTACCACAAGGCATATGCTGTGTCTGTGGTTGAAATGGCCTAATGTGTCTCTCCTTTCCAACAGTGACTATGGTTACTATCGTCATGAGAACAGCTCAGAGTGTATGAGACAACTGGACACTGCAGACCACGCCCTAGAGGTGTGTCtaaatggagaggaggaggagtttagGACGTCGGGGTAATTATGATACACACATTTGTTTtattatccttgtggggaccaaagaATTGATTCCCATTGAAAATCCTATTTTTTCTGACACTAATCCTTAATCTAACCATAATcgtaacccctaaccataacgcctaaccctaactgtatccctaaccctaaccttaacccataaccataactcctaaccctaactgtatccctaaccctaatagtatccctaaccctaaccttaacccataaccataacgcctaaccctaaccttaacccataaccataacgcctaaccctaactgtatccctaaccttaacccataaccataactcctaaccctaactgtatccATAACCCTAAtagtatccctaaccctaaccttaacccataaccataactcctaaccctaactgtatccctaaccctaaccttaacccataaccataactcctaaccctaactgtatccctaaccctaactgtatccctaaccctaaccttaacccataaccataactcctaaccctaactgtatccctaaccctaactgtatccctaaccctaaccttaacccataaccataactcctaaccctaaccttaacccataaccataactcctaaccctaactgtatccctaaccctaatagtatccctaaccctaaccttaacccataaccataaccataacgcctaaccctaactgtatccctaaccttaacccataaccataactcctaaccctaactgtatccctaaccctaactgtatccCTATCCTTAACccataaccataactcctaaccctaaccttaacccataaccataactcctaaccctaactgtatccctaaccctaatagtatccctaaccctaaccttaacccataaccataacgcctaaccctaactgtatccctaaccttaacccataaccataacgcctaaccctaactgtatccctaaccttaacccataaccataactcctaaccctaactgtatccctaaccctaactgtatccctaaccctaaccttaacccataaccataactcctaaccctaactgtatccctaaccctaactgtatccctaaccctaaccttaacgcattaccataactcctaaccctaactgtatccctaaccctaactgtatccctaaccctaaccttaacccataaccataacgcctaaccctaactgtatccctaaccctaaccttaacccataaccataactcctaaccctaactgtatccctaaccctaactgtatccCTATCCTTAACCCATAACCATAACGCCTAACCCTAactatatccctaaccctaaccctaaccttaacccataaccataactcctaacccaactgtatccctaaccctaatagtatccctaaccctaaccttaacccataaccataactcctaaccctaactgtatccctaaccctaactgtatccctaaccctaaccttaacccataaccataactcctaaccctaactgtatccctaaccctaatagtatcactaaccctaaccttaacccataaccataactcctaaccctaactgtatccctaaccctaactgtatccctaaccctaaccttaacccataaccataacgcctaaccctaactgtatccctaaccctaaccttaacccataaccataactcctaaccctaactgtatccctaaccctaattgtatccctaaccctaaccttaacccataaccATAACGCCTAACCTTAactatatccctaaccctaaccttaacccataaccataactcctaaccctaactgtatccctaaccctaatagtatccctaaccctaaccttaaccttaacccataaccataactcctaaccctaactcctaaccctaactgtatccctaaccctaaccttaacccataaccataactcctaaccctaactgtatccctaaccctaatagtatccctaaccctaaccttaacccataaccataactcctaaccctaactgtatccctaaccctaactgtatccttaaccctaaccttaacccataactcctaaccctaactgtatccctaaccctaactgtatccctaaccctaaccttaacccataaccataactcctaaccctaactgtatccctaaccctaactgtatccctaaccttaacccataaccataactcctaaccctaactgtatccctaaccctaatagtatccctaaccctaaccttaacccctaagcctaaaataaccttttccttgtggggaccggcGAAATGTGGTCCCCACAAAGATAgtcaaaccaaacacacacacacacacacacacacacacacacacacacacacacacacacacacacacacacacacacacacacacacacacacacacacacacacacacagttcaccaTGTGGTCTCCATGTGTAGGTACCGTAAGGTTCCCAGTGATAAGTGTGAGGGAGGTTTCACTCCCCTGCGCATAAAGGAGACAGTCAACAGGCATTGTGGGAACTCCAGTCAGCCCCCCACTGCCAGCCCATATTCTGAAACCCCGGTGAGTgtgacctgtgtgtgtgcatctgcgaGTTCTTGTGTGGgtctcctttgtgtgtgtgtgtgtgtgcttgggttATTGCTCACAGTGTGAAAGGTGTGACTTATCTGGGCATAATGTAACAGTGTTCTTCATTCTCGGGAGACACACATTGTGAGCtgggttttgttccagcccagtacTAACACAGCTGATTCAATCAATCAATGGCTTGATAACTGGTTGATGAGTTGAATCAGTTGTGTCAGCGGTGTGCTGGAACAAACGCCTACACACCCTCTGGGTACTTCCGCATCAGAAAATACAGCCCCACATATTAGATGATGCATTGCGTCGCATGATAAAGGTTTATAGCGTTTAGAATAATATGACCAGAAATATGATAATGCTATGTCTGTATTTCAGAGAGAGAAGATGCTGTTGATCGTAGTTTGTGTTGGATCAGGGATTGTCATTCTGGTGGCTGTTGCCGCTGCTGTCTATACTGTAAGGAGAATGGGCTATGGAAATAGGTGAGCCTCGTACACATTTATGCGCACGAGCatgcaagtacacacacacacacacacacacacacacacacacacacacacacacacacacacacacacacacacacacacacacacacacacacacacacacacacacacacacacacacacacacacacacactgctcaggTACAAGTGCACATTGAAATGCTTGCTTCCGTTCTGGTCCTAAATATTGACATGCCTTGTGGCTCTGCTCCGCCCCCTACAGGGCGCCAACGTATCGCTTCTCTGTCCTGCAGATTCGGGACGACGACTGCTCCATTGCCGCCGACCCAGAGTGTCGCCAGTAGCAACGGAACATCAGTCTTCCCAGTGGATTCAGATGATGTGAGTGTTATTAGCTTTAGCATGGTGGCTAAAGGCACTCAGGATTTTTAGGACATTTTGTGTGCATAGCAAAAGGCTAAATGTGTGTGAACTTGTGCATTTAAGGGCAGCGTTATGGTCATGTTGGCCCGTCAATTATTTTAAATGAACGATGATCCATTTACAAGACGTAATGTGGAAAATATTGATACCTTCCCTCTGTTGTCCCCCCCCGTTTTGTAGGATCTTATTGAATGAACAACATGAGATTAAATATCTTGACGAGGATCTCCAGATTTTGACCATTTGGATGTATGACATTCCACTTGTTGTATTACGTACCTGTTGCATCTCAATGGAAAGATGTCTAGGGTTTGTGAGGAACAAATTGCAGATGTCATGTAGATGGTTTGCAGATGTCCCAAGCTATTTATTGAGCGAAGAACACTTCCCACTGGACACTGGTTGAACCAACGtagaatagacgttgaattgagtTTACTTCAAGTTTCACTGCTCTGTTTTTAAGTATTTGATGAATTAACAGTTTGTCTCTGTCTGATGATATTATTTATGCGTGGAACACTTTCTTCAACTTGCACAATTTTGTATGGCGCTTGCAACGCAATtgatagtgggttcgattcccgggaccacccttgtgtaaaatgtatgcacgcatgactgtaaatcgatttggataaaagcgtctgctaaatggcatatatttattattattaccacTGTTCACTAGTCTGTATTTTGATGAGGCCCTGAATAATGTGCATTCCTAATAAATCAATACAGTAATGTTAGAATAGCGATGTAATGGAAATAAAGTGCCTGATTACCTCAATTATTCTGTATTTACTCTGCAGGAACAATCAACTGTTATCTGTTATTCACTATGCATTTATTCCTCATGTCTCTACTcctttatctttaactctgcattgttggaaaaggccccgtgagtaagcatttcactgttaaacAACACccgttgtttatgaagcatgtgacaaataacatacGATTGATTTGACATGTAGAATGGATCCCACAGCAAGTAGAGATTACTATCAACTTGTTTCGTATTTGAATAGATAATCttctgttagtcagcacctcacctaaaGTGTCTATGATCTTTAATTGTTTTACTTCCTAGGTGGATTTTC
The genomic region above belongs to Oncorhynchus masou masou isolate Uvic2021 chromosome 27, UVic_Omas_1.1, whole genome shotgun sequence and contains:
- the LOC135515705 gene encoding sortilin-like: MIFMHVDNPGEESYFGTVYTSDDRGILYSKCLERHLFGGEGKSDFTNVTSMRGVYLTNILEEDCCIRTVISFNRGGQWTLLNKPQNVECGEDSRNDCNLHIHGEHSRYNGITPILPLSDPTAVGLVIAHGSVGDSISSTRPDVYVSEDGGYKWRGSLRGPHHYSILDAGGLVVAVEAHPMDGQINTIKFSTDEGQCWKVYNFTEQPIFFAGLTSEPGTKTMNISVWGYRREDDHQPMWVVVTIDFQSLLTRECGNQDYVQWLAHATEGGDLATEGCVLGYKETFRRLRKLSVCRNGWDYVVSRQKSPCPCTREDYLCDYGYYRHENSSECMRQLDTADHALEVCLNGEEEEFRTSGYRKVPSDKCEGGFTPLRIKETVNRHCGNSSQPPTASPYSETPREKMLLIVVCVGSGIVILVAVAAAVYTVRRMGYGNRAPTYRFSVLQIRDDDCSIAADPECRQ